One segment of Desmodus rotundus isolate HL8 chromosome 6, HLdesRot8A.1, whole genome shotgun sequence DNA contains the following:
- the CSE1L gene encoding exportin-2 gives MELSDANLQTLTEYLKKTLDPDPAIRRPAEKFLESVEGSQNYPLLLLTLLEKSQDNVIKVCASVTFKNYIKRNWRIVEDEPNKICEADRVAIKANIVHLMLSSPEQIQKQLSDAISIIGREDFPQKWPDLLTEMVNRFQSGDFHVINGVLRTAHSLFKRYRHEFKSNELWTEIKLVLDAFALPLTNLFKATIELCNTHANDASALRILFSSLILISKLFYSLNFQDLPEFFEDNMETWMNNFHTLLTLDNKLLQTDDEEEAGLLELLKSQICDNAALYAQKYDEEFQRYLPRFVTAIWNLLVTTGQEVKYDLLVSNAIQFLASVCERPHYKNLFEDQNTLTSICEKVIVPNMEFRAADEEAFEDNSEEYIRRDLEGSDIDTRRRAACDLVRGLCKFFEGPVTGIFSGYVNSMLQEYAKNPSVNWKHKDAAIYLVTSLASKAQTQKHGITQANELVNLTEFFVNHILPDLKSANVNEFPVLKADGIKYIMIFRNQVPKEQLLVSVPLLINHLQAESVVVHTYAAHALERLFTMRGPSHATLFTAAEIAPFVEILLTNLFKALTLPGSSENEYIMKAIMRSFSLLQEAIIPYIPTLITQLTQKLLAVSKNPSKPHFNHYMFEAICLSIRITCKANPAAVVNFEEALFLVFTDILQNDVQEFIPYVFQVMSLLLETHKNDIPSSYMALFPHLLQPVLWERTGNIPALVRLLQAFLERGSNTIASTAADKIPGLLGVFQKLIASKANDHQGFYLLNSIIEHMPPESVDQYRKQIFILLFQRLQNSKTTKFIKSFLVFINLYCIKYGALALQEIFDGIQPKMFGMVLEKIIIPEIQKVSGNVEKKICAVGITKLLTECPPMMDTEYTKLWTPLLQSLIGLFELPEDDSIPDEEHFIDIEDTPGYQTAFSQLAFAGKKEHDPVGPMVTNPKIHLAQSLHKLSTACPGRVPSMVSTSLNAEALQYLQGYLQAASVTLL, from the exons ATGGAGCTCAGCGATGCAAATTTGCAGACGTtaacagaatatttaaagaaaacgcTTGATCCTGACCCCGCCATCAGACGTCCAG CTGAGAAATTTCTTGAGTCCGTAGAAGGGAGTCAGAATTACCCACTGTTGCTTTTAACGCTACTGGAGAAGTCCCAGGATAATGTTATCAAAGTGTGTGCCTCAGTAACATTCAAGAACTACATTAAAAGAAACTGGAGAATT GTCGAGGATGAACCAAACAAAATTTGTGAAGCCGACCGAGTAGCCATTAAAGCCAACATAGTTCATTTGATGCTTAGCAGCCCAGAGCAAATTCAGAAGCAG TTAAGTGATGCCATTAGCATTATTGGTAGAGAAGATTTCCCTCAGAAATGGCCTGACTTATTGACAGAAATGGTGAATCGCTTTCAGAGTGGTGATTTTCATGTTATTAATGGAGTCCTTCGCACAgcacattctctttttaaaag ATACCGCCATGAATTTAAGTCAAACGAATTATGGACTGAAATTAAACTTGTTCTGGATGCCTTTGCTTTGCCTTTGACTAATCTCTTTAAG GCCACCATTGAACTCTGTAATACCCATGCGAATGATGCTTCTGCCctgaggattcttttttcttccttgatcctGATCTCAAAACTGTTCTACAGTTTAAACTTTCAG GATCTCCCTGAATTTTTTGAAGATAATATGGAAACTTGGATGAACAATTTTCATACCCTCTTGACATTAGATAATAAGCTTCTACAAACTGAT GATGAAGAGGAAGCAGGCTTACTGGAGCTCTTAAAATCCCAGATTTGTGATAATGCTGCACTGTATGCACAAAAGTACGATGAAGAATTTCAACGGTACCTGCCTCGTTTTGTCACAGCCATCTGGAATTTACTAGTTACAACAGGTCAAGAGGTCAAATATGACCTG TTGGTAAGTAATGCAATTCAATTTCTGGCTTCAGTTTGTGAGAGACCTCACTATAAGAATCTGTTTGAGGACCAGAACACGCTGACAAGTATCTGTGAAAAGGTTATTGTGCCTAACATGGAATTTAGAG CTGCTGATGAAGAAGCCTTTGAAGATAATTCTGAAGAGTACATAAGAAGAGATTTGGAAGGGTCTG ATATTGATACTAGACGCAGGGCTGCTTGTGATCTAGTACGAGGATTATGCAAGTTTTTTGAGGGACCCGTGACAGGAATCTTCTCTGGTTACGTAAACTCCATGCTGCAGGAGTATGCAAAAAATCCGTCTGTCAACTGGAAACACAAGGATGCGGCCATTTATCTAGTGACGTCTTTGGCATCAAAAGCGCAAACACAGAAG CATGGAATTACACAAGCAAATGAACTTGTAAACCTGACTGAGTTCTTTGTGAATCACATTCTCCCTGACTTAAAGTCAGCCAATG tgaatgaatttcctgttcttaaagctgATGGTATCAAATACATTATGATTTTTAGGAATCAA GTACCGAAAGAGCAGCTCTTAGTCTCTGTTCCTCTCCTGATAAATCATCTTCAAGCTGAAAGTGTTGTGGTTCATACGTACGCAGCACATGCTCTGGAGAGGCTGTTCACCATGAGGGGGCCCAGCCACGCCACTCT CTTTACAGCTGCAGAAATCGCACCGTTTGTTGAGATTCTGCTAACAAACCTTTTCAAAGCTCTCACACTTCCTGGCTCTTcagaaaatgaatatattatgaAAG CTATCATGAGGAGTTTTTCCCTCCTACAAGAAGCCATAATCCCTTACATCCCTACTCTCATCACTCAGCTTACACAGAAGCTGTTAGCTGTTAGTAAG aacCCAAGCAAACCTCACTTTAATCACTACATGTTTGAAGCAATATGTTTATCCATAAGGATAACTTGCAAAGCCAACCCTGCTGCTGTTGTAAATTTTGAAGAGGCGCTGTTTCTGGTGTTTACTGACATCTTACAGAACGATGTACAAG AGTTTATTCCATATGTCTTTCAAGTAATGTCTTTGCTTctggaaacacacaaaaatgataTCCCGTCTTCCTACATGGCCTTATTTCCTCATCTCCTTCAGCCAGTGCTTTGGGAAAGGACAGGAAATATCCCTGCACTAGTGAGGCTTCTTCAAGCATTCCTAGAACGTGGTTCAAATACAATAGCAAGCACCGCAGCGGACAAAATT CCTGGGTTATTAGGTGTTTTCCAGAAGCTCATTGCATCCAAAGCCAATGACCACCAAGGTTTTTATCTTCTGAACAGTATAATCGAGCACATGCCTCC TGAATCAGTTGACCAATACAGGAAGCAAATCTTCATTCTACTATTCCAAAGACTTCAGAATTCCAAAACAACAAAGTTTATCAAGA GTTTCTTAGtctttattaatttgtattgCATAAAATACGGGGCACTGGCACTACAAGAAATTTTTGATGGTATACAACCAAa aATGTTTGGAATGGTTTTGGAAAAAATCATTATTCCTGAAATTCAGAAAGTGTCTGGAAACGtagagaaaaagatttgtgcggttGGCATAACCAAATTACTAACAGAATGCCCCCCAATGATGGACACTGAGTATACGAAACTGTG GACTCCTTTACTGCAGTCTCTGATTGGCCTTTTTGAGTTACCTGAAGATGATTCCATTCCTGACGAAGAACATTTTATTGACATAGAAGATACGCCAGGATACCAGACTGCCTTCTCACAGTTGGCATTTGCTGGGAAAAAAGAGCATGACCCTGTAGGTCCAATGGTGACCAACCCCAAGATTCACTTGGCACAGTCACTCCACAAATTGTCTACTGCGTGTCCGGGAAGG GTTCCGTCAATGGTGAGCACCAGCCTCAATGCAGAAGCGCTCCAGTACCTCCAGGGGTACCTGCAGGCGGCCAGCGTGACGCTGCTCTGA